The DNA region CGGGGCAGCCTGAACGCCATCAGGGCATGGAACCCATGCAACCGACAGTGGACGAGATCGCGGCTGGCATCCACCGGATCTCCACCTGGATCCCCGAAGTCACCCCGGAGGGGTTCACCTTCAACCAGTTCCTCGTCACGGGCGAGGAACCGCTCCTGTTCCACACCGGACCCAGGGGCATGTTCCCGCTCGTGGCCGAGGCAGTGGCCACGGTGCTACCCGTCGAGTCGCTGCGCTGGATCAGCTTCGGCCACGTGGAGTCCGACGAGTGTGGCGCCATGAACATGTGGCTGGCCGCGGCTCCGCATTCGGAGGTCGCCTACGGCGGGCTCGGGTGTGACATCTCGCTGAACGACCTGTGCGACCGCGCGCCGCGCGTGCTCGCCGAGGGCGAGGTCCTCGACATCGGCGGCAAGCGCCTCCGCCAGATCTCCACACCCCACG from Acidimicrobiales bacterium includes:
- a CDS encoding MBL fold metallo-hydrolase; translated protein: MQPTVDEIAAGIHRISTWIPEVTPEGFTFNQFLVTGEEPLLFHTGPRGMFPLVAEAVATVLPVESLRWISFGHVESDECGAMNMWLAAAPHSEVAYGGLGCDISLNDLCDRAPRVLAEGEVLDIGGKRLRQISTPHVPHGWEAQVLFEETTGTLLCGDLFSQVGSGPALTTGDILEPAMAAEAMFGATCLAPHTGQVLRALGDLEPTTLAVMHGSSYQGDGRTSLHGLADAYEALMAPA